From one Ruegeria sp. SCSIO 43209 genomic stretch:
- a CDS encoding type IV secretory system conjugative DNA transfer family protein — MTKTLPLWAALLFGVICGAVIGTIVAAFYLTLALKTGFQSFDMLALWKASTVTRAAHPEAFKVGFGAVGFGAIGLGALALAWTWKKERDDYGSAHWQTKAELKKNDMLQAPGKGFVCGKLGSPTSKAEFISSTTIPHVMMVAPTRAGKGVGFVIPNLLSFAGSVVVLDVKGENFEKTARLRALNGDEVYRFSPFDWANATHRYNPLARIAKAPSFAQRFTEVSILADLFLDKDNKTLDTFSEAGKSIFVAACLLAIQRGAPNLGEVNKIVAGGEYKNAQYKTYADEAEEDILRELWTNAASASSRLLTSNIQALMTAGLKQWDNPAVRSATEASDFDFSTFRKTPQSLYIAVSEDHIATLAPLLRLMFADLIASIRLNEPGPDEPWPVMMMIDEFQQMGAMPYLERAIHSLASYGGRVAMIAQSLASLDRIYGPEGRESLENGAGLKLYITPRDQRTVKEVSAAVGSTTREAVTRMYGRNKGFLGATSTSARLEERPLLSETEARLMDPDEVIILASPQHPIKASRIKYYDDPFFKYMLARQEGKPFPYPPSVQGVGPWGGESADEASQNEPRKPAERTPVRDRSQRREARAMSVMAMEAGRGQLEPETLERAAAVPKEWEAVLDAREDFIEELLGG, encoded by the coding sequence ATGACCAAGACACTTCCCCTCTGGGCCGCGCTTCTTTTCGGTGTGATCTGCGGCGCCGTCATCGGCACCATCGTCGCCGCCTTCTACCTGACCCTGGCCCTGAAAACCGGGTTCCAGAGCTTCGATATGTTGGCGCTCTGGAAGGCGAGCACAGTCACACGCGCGGCGCACCCAGAGGCCTTCAAGGTGGGGTTTGGCGCTGTCGGCTTCGGGGCGATTGGGCTTGGCGCCTTGGCGCTGGCCTGGACCTGGAAGAAGGAGCGCGACGATTACGGGTCGGCCCATTGGCAGACCAAGGCGGAGCTGAAGAAGAACGACATGCTGCAGGCACCCGGCAAAGGTTTCGTCTGCGGCAAGCTCGGCTCCCCGACGTCCAAGGCGGAGTTCATCTCCTCGACCACCATCCCCCATGTGATGATGGTGGCGCCGACCCGCGCGGGCAAGGGCGTGGGTTTCGTGATCCCGAACCTCTTGAGCTTCGCGGGTTCGGTCGTCGTACTCGATGTGAAGGGCGAGAACTTCGAGAAGACCGCCCGTCTCCGGGCGCTCAACGGCGATGAGGTTTATCGTTTCAGCCCCTTCGACTGGGCCAATGCCACGCATCGTTACAACCCGCTCGCGCGGATCGCCAAGGCGCCGAGCTTCGCGCAGCGCTTCACCGAGGTGTCGATTCTGGCCGACCTGTTCCTCGACAAGGACAACAAGACCCTCGACACTTTTTCCGAGGCCGGCAAATCGATCTTTGTCGCCGCCTGTCTTCTCGCGATCCAGCGTGGCGCGCCGAACCTTGGCGAGGTGAACAAGATCGTCGCCGGGGGCGAATACAAGAACGCCCAGTACAAGACCTATGCTGACGAGGCCGAGGAAGACATCCTGCGCGAGCTCTGGACCAACGCCGCTTCTGCCTCGTCGCGACTGTTGACCTCGAACATTCAGGCGCTGATGACGGCCGGTCTCAAGCAATGGGACAACCCGGCGGTGCGCTCGGCCACCGAGGCGAGCGACTTCGATTTCTCGACATTCCGCAAGACTCCGCAGTCGCTCTATATCGCGGTCTCCGAGGATCATATCGCGACGCTGGCGCCGCTTCTGCGCTTAATGTTCGCCGATCTCATCGCCTCGATTCGGCTCAACGAACCGGGTCCGGACGAACCTTGGCCAGTCATGATGATGATCGACGAGTTCCAGCAGATGGGGGCGATGCCCTATCTCGAACGGGCGATCCATTCGCTGGCAAGTTACGGCGGCCGCGTCGCAATGATCGCGCAGTCGCTGGCTTCGCTCGACCGGATCTACGGGCCCGAAGGCCGCGAAAGCCTCGAGAACGGGGCAGGGCTGAAGCTCTACATCACCCCGCGTGACCAGCGCACCGTGAAAGAAGTTTCCGCCGCGGTCGGCAGCACCACCCGCGAGGCGGTGACCCGGATGTATGGTCGCAACAAGGGTTTCCTTGGCGCGACCTCGACCTCAGCGCGTCTGGAAGAACGGCCGCTGCTTTCCGAGACCGAAGCACGCCTAATGGACCCCGACGAAGTGATCATCCTCGCCTCGCCCCAGCATCCGATCAAGGCGAGCCGGATCAAGTATTACGACGATCCCTTCTTCAAGTACATGCTCGCCCGCCAGGAGGGCAAACCCTTCCCTTATCCACCGAGTGTGCAGGGCGTGGGGCCTTGGGGCGGTGAAAGTGCGGATGAAGCCAGTCAGAATGAGCCGCGAAAACCTGCGGAGCGCACGCCTGTCCGGGATCGCTCGCAGCGCCGCGAGGCGCGCGCGATGAGCGTGATGGCGATGGAGGCCGGGCGCGGGCAGCTTGAGCCCGAGACGCTCGAGCGGGCAGCGGCAGTGCCGAAGGAATGGGAGGCGGTGTTGGATGCGCGGGAGGATTTCATCGAGGAGTTGTTGGGTGGGTGA
- a CDS encoding helix-turn-helix domain-containing protein: MTDHERESGFTRGDLARAAGCNIETIRYYEKTGLLPDPPRTAAGYRIYSVAHATRLRFILRARELGFSMEDIRGLMGLEDGTAPTCAEVKERTERHLADVRAKIADLRRIEKVLSVTAARCSGESVPDCPVLDAISQP; the protein is encoded by the coding sequence ATGACCGATCACGAGCGCGAGAGCGGCTTTACACGCGGCGATCTTGCCCGGGCGGCTGGCTGCAACATCGAGACGATCCGCTATTACGAAAAGACCGGCCTGCTGCCTGACCCGCCCCGCACCGCCGCTGGCTACCGAATCTACTCCGTCGCGCACGCCACACGCCTGCGCTTCATCCTGCGTGCCCGCGAACTCGGGTTCTCGATGGAGGACATTCGCGGGCTGATGGGGCTCGAAGACGGCACGGCGCCGACCTGCGCCGAGGTCAAGGAACGGACGGAGCGGCACCTTGCGGACGTACGGGCGAAGATCGCAGACCTCAGACGTATAGAGAAAGTGCTCTCAGTGACGGCGGCTCGATGTTCGGGAGAGAGTGTACCGGACTGCCCGGTGCTTGACGCGATTTCGCAACCATAA
- a CDS encoding mercuric transporter MerT family protein, which produces MALTDERTDSADGYRPARKGWLAAGGMLGAFLASACCIGPLVLLTLGISGAWIGNLTALEPYKPIFAVIAFGFIAAGFRQVYFRKQTVCEPGSYCARPASARITKSALWASLILVLAALTIDWWAPLLY; this is translated from the coding sequence ATGGCGCTGACAGACGAAAGAACGGACAGCGCGGACGGGTATCGCCCGGCCCGAAAGGGTTGGTTGGCGGCAGGTGGGATGCTCGGCGCGTTCCTCGCCTCGGCCTGCTGCATCGGGCCGCTGGTGCTTCTGACTCTCGGCATCTCGGGCGCCTGGATCGGCAACCTGACGGCTCTGGAGCCTTACAAGCCGATCTTCGCCGTGATCGCGTTCGGCTTCATCGCGGCGGGATTCCGGCAGGTCTATTTCCGCAAGCAGACCGTCTGCGAGCCCGGTTCCTACTGCGCAAGGCCAGCATCGGCGCGCATCACCAAGTCGGCGCTCTGGGCCTCCCTGATCCTCGTTCTCGCAGCCCTCACCATCGACTGGTGGGCCCCGCTTCTCTACTGA
- a CDS encoding heavy-metal-associated domain-containing protein has product MKKILALALFGLTAVAPITAIPAAAQAVAAEQTVTFAVDNMTCALCPVTVKRAMEGVDGVRAVEIDFEARTATVIFNTAATSADAIATASANAGYPARVSG; this is encoded by the coding sequence ATGAAGAAGATCCTTGCACTCGCCTTGTTCGGCCTGACCGCCGTTGCGCCGATCACGGCCATCCCTGCTGCCGCGCAGGCCGTCGCCGCCGAGCAGACCGTTACATTCGCGGTCGACAACATGACCTGCGCGCTCTGCCCCGTGACGGTGAAGCGCGCGATGGAGGGCGTCGATGGCGTGCGCGCCGTCGAGATCGACTTCGAGGCCCGCACCGCCACGGTGATCTTCAACACCGCCGCGACCAGCGCCGACGCCATCGCGACCGCGTCGGCCAATGCCGGCTACCCGGCGCGCGTCTCGGGCTGA
- the merF gene encoding mercury resistance system transport protein MerF, with amino-acid sequence MTEQSDRKLIATGIVGTIIVALCCFRPILVVLLGALGLSAWLGWLDYVLLPALAFFVALTVYAVWRRQRRLNTRTDG; translated from the coding sequence ATGACCGAGCAGTCCGACCGCAAGCTGATCGCGACTGGGATCGTCGGCACCATCATCGTGGCGCTCTGTTGCTTCAGGCCGATCCTGGTCGTGCTTCTCGGCGCCTTGGGACTGTCGGCCTGGCTGGGTTGGCTCGACTACGTTCTGCTGCCCGCGCTCGCGTTTTTCGTCGCACTCACCGTCTATGCCGTCTGGCGGCGGCAGCGGCGACTGAACACTCGAACGGATGGATGA
- the merA gene encoding mercury(II) reductase — translation MDDLMKDDCCAPKGDFDLAVIGAGSAGFSAAITAAEGGKRVALIGNGTIGGTCVNVGCVPSKTMIRAAEAVHGAQAASRFPGLRGEAQVADWAALAAAKDDLVATLRQKKYADLLPGYDGVTYLDEGPARLVPGGVEVGGRRITAPKVIVATGGRPAVPDIPGVQDAPTLDSTSLLELDRLPESLIFLGGGYIGVELAQMMARMGTRVTIVCRSRLLPRTEPEVAQALTEALRAEGVTVLDGATYHAARRDGDRAVLTVTVDGAERDLKADRLVPTTGRAPNTERLGLAEMGVETDARGAIRVGDDMQTTKPGIFAAGDVTDRDQFVYMAAYGAKLASRNAVLGGAERYDNAAMPWVVFTDPQVAGVGLTERQARAAGHDVKTSVLTLDNVPRALAARDTRGLIKLVADRATDRLLGGVIMAPEGADTVQTLAMALKFGMTTKALGETIFPYLTTVEGLKLAAQTFDKDVAKLSCCAG, via the coding sequence ATGGATGACCTGATGAAAGACGATTGCTGCGCGCCCAAGGGCGATTTCGACCTTGCCGTGATCGGCGCCGGATCGGCCGGCTTCTCGGCCGCGATCACCGCCGCGGAAGGAGGAAAGCGCGTCGCGCTCATCGGGAATGGGACCATCGGCGGCACCTGCGTCAACGTGGGTTGCGTGCCCTCCAAGACGATGATCCGCGCGGCCGAGGCCGTGCACGGCGCGCAGGCGGCGTCCCGGTTCCCGGGCCTTCGCGGCGAGGCGCAGGTCGCCGACTGGGCTGCGCTGGCCGCGGCCAAGGACGATCTGGTCGCGACGCTGCGCCAGAAGAAGTACGCCGACCTACTGCCGGGCTACGACGGTGTGACCTATCTCGACGAGGGTCCGGCGCGTCTCGTCCCCGGCGGGGTCGAGGTCGGCGGGCGCAGGATCACGGCTCCCAAGGTGATCGTTGCCACGGGCGGCCGACCAGCCGTGCCCGACATCCCTGGGGTCCAGGACGCACCAACGCTCGACAGCACGTCGCTGCTGGAGCTGGACCGGTTGCCCGAAAGCCTGATCTTCCTCGGCGGCGGCTATATCGGCGTGGAGCTGGCGCAGATGATGGCGCGGATGGGCACCCGCGTCACCATTGTCTGCCGCTCGCGCCTGTTGCCGCGCACCGAGCCGGAGGTGGCGCAGGCGCTCACCGAGGCCTTGCGCGCCGAGGGTGTCACGGTTCTTGACGGCGCAACCTATCACGCCGCACGGCGCGACGGGGACCGTGCGGTGCTGACCGTGACGGTGGACGGCGCGGAGCGCGACCTGAAGGCCGACCGCCTCGTCCCGACGACGGGACGCGCACCCAACACCGAGAGGCTGGGCCTCGCGGAGATGGGCGTCGAGACCGACGCACGCGGTGCGATCCGGGTTGGCGACGACATGCAGACCACGAAGCCCGGCATCTTTGCGGCGGGCGACGTCACCGACCGCGACCAGTTCGTCTACATGGCCGCCTATGGCGCCAAGCTCGCGTCCCGCAACGCCGTTCTGGGCGGGGCGGAGCGCTACGACAACGCCGCAATGCCCTGGGTGGTGTTCACCGATCCGCAGGTCGCCGGCGTCGGTTTGACCGAACGCCAAGCGCGCGCGGCGGGTCATGATGTCAAGACCAGCGTGCTGACCCTCGACAACGTGCCCCGCGCGCTCGCCGCCCGCGACACGCGCGGCCTGATCAAGCTCGTCGCGGACCGGGCGACCGACCGACTTCTCGGCGGCGTGATCATGGCGCCGGAGGGGGCAGACACTGTCCAGACGCTCGCCATGGCGCTGAAGTTCGGCATGACGACAAAGGCGCTCGGCGAGACGATCTTCCCCTATCTCACGACGGTCGAGGGATTGAAGCTCGCCGCTCAAACCTTCGACAAGGATGTCGCAAAGCTGTCGTGCTGCGCGGGGTGA
- a CDS encoding carboxymuconolactone decarboxylase family protein: MARITQISDAAATPEAAALFTAIKGKIGMVPNLYRVAANQPAVLAGLLGLGETLGRGSFDARTREAIALAVAGANACDYCASAHSAISAGLQVAPETIDAHLAGRSEDPRTAAILRLAVAIVQARGMVADGDLAAARDAGLTQADIVETVGNVVANIFTNYLNHVAGTDIDFPARKARAA, encoded by the coding sequence ATGGCTCGTATCACCCAGATTTCCGACGCCGCCGCCACCCCCGAGGCCGCCGCACTCTTCACCGCCATCAAGGGCAAGATCGGCATGGTGCCGAACCTCTACCGCGTCGCCGCGAACCAGCCCGCGGTGCTTGCCGGGCTTCTCGGACTCGGCGAAACGCTTGGACGCGGCAGCTTTGACGCCCGCACCCGCGAGGCGATCGCGCTGGCCGTTGCCGGCGCCAATGCCTGCGACTACTGCGCCTCGGCGCATTCCGCGATCTCGGCCGGCCTGCAAGTCGCGCCAGAGACGATCGATGCGCATCTTGCCGGGCGCTCCGAGGATCCGCGCACCGCGGCGATCTTGCGGCTCGCCGTGGCCATCGTGCAGGCGCGGGGCATGGTGGCGGATGGCGACCTTGCCGCGGCCCGCGACGCCGGACTGACACAGGCCGATATCGTCGAGACGGTCGGCAACGTGGTGGCGAACATCTTCACCAACTACCTCAACCACGTTGCCGGGACCGACATCGACTTCCCCGCCCGCAAGGCGCGCGCGGCTTGA
- a CDS encoding AraC family transcriptional regulator, giving the protein MLDLLSDILTRLSLRGSLYFRTSFTEPWGVRVPAFRDVARFHFAHRGEALVRVAGVPVPVHLAQGDLIVIPHGAAHVLCCRHTGPDEALPLDDVLSRSGFPGHGTLVWGGDESPRDTQLICGHFALAEGSRHILFDRLPPFIHLRGYGEEAGPWLEATLKVIGAEAGGARLGGDLIALKMSEAIFAQAVRAHIEAEHEADCGVAGFADPHLARALTAFHRAPTADWTVASLAREAGLSRTGFAERFSDRLGVTPMAYVTSWRMQIAREALAARGLSVAEAAEVSGYASESAFSRVFKKEIGISPAAFRQSGVARHEAA; this is encoded by the coding sequence ATGTTGGACCTTCTCAGTGACATCCTCACCCGCCTTTCGCTTCGTGGCTCGCTCTACTTCCGGACGAGCTTCACCGAGCCCTGGGGCGTCCGCGTGCCCGCCTTCCGCGACGTGGCACGTTTCCACTTTGCCCATCGGGGCGAGGCGCTGGTGCGTGTCGCGGGGGTGCCGGTTCCTGTGCACCTCGCGCAGGGCGACCTGATCGTGATTCCCCACGGCGCGGCCCATGTCCTGTGCTGCCGTCACACCGGCCCCGACGAGGCCCTGCCGCTCGACGATGTGCTGTCCCGGTCCGGGTTTCCGGGTCATGGGACGCTGGTCTGGGGCGGCGACGAGAGCCCGCGCGACACGCAACTGATCTGCGGGCATTTCGCCCTGGCGGAGGGGTCGCGCCACATCCTGTTCGACCGCCTGCCCCCGTTCATCCACCTGCGCGGCTATGGCGAGGAGGCAGGACCCTGGCTTGAAGCCACGCTCAAGGTCATCGGGGCCGAGGCCGGCGGCGCACGTCTCGGCGGCGATCTGATCGCGCTGAAGATGTCCGAGGCGATCTTCGCGCAGGCGGTCCGCGCCCATATCGAGGCGGAGCACGAGGCCGACTGTGGCGTGGCCGGTTTTGCCGACCCCCATCTTGCAAGGGCACTGACCGCCTTTCACCGCGCGCCGACAGCAGACTGGACGGTCGCGAGCCTCGCCCGCGAGGCGGGGCTATCGCGGACGGGCTTTGCCGAGCGGTTCTCGGACCGACTCGGCGTGACGCCGATGGCCTATGTCACCTCCTGGCGGATGCAGATCGCGCGCGAGGCGCTCGCAGCGCGGGGGCTCTCGGTGGCCGAGGCGGCGGAGGTTTCGGGATATGCCTCGGAGTCCGCCTTCAGCCGGGTCTTCAAGAAGGAGATCGGCATATCGCCCGCCGCCTTCCGGCAATCCGGCGTGGCGCGTCACGAGGCAGCTTAG
- a CDS encoding DUF4142 domain-containing protein, whose translation MKTLTLALGLALATTGLAAQADEPMNDLEIAHTAYTAGGLDIRYAHLALAISENEAVRDFAQTMIRDHTAVNEAAGALIAELNVTPQDNALSQALVEGAAAKRAELMALSGNAFDCAYAENELGYHQVVNKTVAESFIPAVTVAPLKALLEDALVTFKAHEQHAENMVAGLTCAG comes from the coding sequence ATGAAGACCCTGACTCTTGCCCTCGGCCTCGCCCTCGCCACGACCGGCCTCGCCGCTCAGGCGGACGAGCCGATGAACGACCTCGAGATCGCCCACACCGCCTATACCGCAGGCGGGCTCGACATCCGCTATGCGCATCTGGCGCTGGCGATTTCCGAGAACGAGGCGGTCCGCGACTTCGCCCAGACGATGATCCGCGACCACACGGCGGTGAACGAGGCGGCCGGCGCGCTGATCGCCGAACTGAACGTGACGCCGCAGGACAACGCGCTTTCGCAGGCCCTCGTCGAGGGTGCCGCCGCCAAGCGCGCGGAACTGATGGCGCTGAGCGGCAACGCCTTCGACTGCGCCTATGCGGAGAATGAGCTTGGCTACCATCAGGTCGTCAACAAGACCGTCGCCGAAAGCTTCATCCCCGCCGTCACGGTGGCGCCGCTGAAGGCGCTGCTCGAGGACGCGCTGGTGACCTTCAAGGCGCACGAGCAGCACGCGGAGAACATGGTCGCGGGGCTGACGTGCGCGGGCTGA
- a CDS encoding cupredoxin family copper-binding protein: MRGLTPLTRRGFGRGLGAALSLAGLPGLARAHDGTHEVEVGIARFAFDPAQVELLVGDSITWTNTDFAPHTATAEDGAWDTGTLERDGRARITFDAPGDYPYFCAHHPHMKGTVTVRTRSGA, from the coding sequence GTGCGCGGGCTGACGCCCCTGACCCGGCGCGGGTTCGGCCGGGGGCTGGGCGCGGCCCTGTCCCTGGCCGGGCTGCCGGGGCTTGCGCGGGCCCATGACGGCACGCACGAGGTCGAGGTGGGCATTGCCCGCTTCGCCTTTGATCCCGCGCAGGTCGAACTGCTGGTCGGGGACAGCATCACCTGGACCAACACCGACTTTGCCCCGCACACCGCCACGGCCGAGGACGGCGCCTGGGACACCGGCACGCTCGAGCGCGACGGCCGCGCACGCATCACCTTCGACGCGCCCGGCGACTATCCCTACTTCTGCGCCCATCATCCCCACATGAAAGGAACCGTCACCGTCCGGACCCGGTCCGGCGCATGA
- a CDS encoding glutathione S-transferase family protein, with protein MSPAITLVSHALCPYVQRIAIALDEKGVPHDRITVDLANKPGWFLALSPLGRTPILKVGQAALFESAAILEFLEETQPNPLHPADPVERARHRAWIGFGSECLNDIAGFYTAPESGTLERKAAALHARFRVMEGQLGPGPWFADDHFSLVDAVFAPVFRYFDTFDRIGDFGVLDGLTWMQAWRRELAERPSVRTAVAPDHDDRLADFLRRKDSALSRLMEHPRIALRQTA; from the coding sequence ATGTCACCTGCCATCACCCTCGTCAGCCATGCACTTTGCCCCTACGTCCAGCGCATCGCCATCGCGCTGGACGAAAAGGGCGTGCCGCATGATCGCATCACCGTCGATCTGGCGAACAAGCCCGGCTGGTTCCTCGCGCTGTCGCCGCTCGGGCGGACGCCGATCCTGAAGGTCGGCCAGGCGGCGCTGTTCGAATCCGCCGCGATCCTGGAATTCCTTGAGGAGACGCAGCCCAACCCGCTCCACCCCGCCGACCCAGTCGAACGCGCGCGGCACCGCGCCTGGATCGGCTTCGGCTCGGAATGCCTGAACGACATCGCCGGTTTCTACACCGCCCCCGAGTCCGGGACGCTCGAGCGGAAGGCTGCGGCGCTCCACGCGCGGTTCCGGGTGATGGAGGGCCAGCTTGGCCCCGGCCCCTGGTTCGCCGACGACCATTTCAGCCTGGTCGATGCGGTCTTCGCGCCGGTATTCCGCTACTTCGACACCTTCGACCGGATCGGCGATTTCGGCGTCTTAGATGGTCTGACCTGGATGCAGGCCTGGCGTCGCGAACTTGCCGAGCGGCCGTCGGTGCGGACCGCAGTCGCGCCCGACCATGACGACAGGCTTGCCGACTTCCTGCGCCGGAAAGACAGCGCGCTGTCCCGGTTGATGGAGCACCCCCGCATCGCGCTGCGGCAAACAGCGTGA
- a CDS encoding GNAT family N-acetyltransferase, giving the protein MTGVVPALRFARLTEVPLAELLAHMSDPRLREHMPLLTGAWGEAEARAFVAAKEAAWARDGLGHWAFLADGRYVGWGGFQKEGAEWDFGLVLRPQDFGLGQRITRAALDFARADPRIPFVTFLLPPSRRNLGALHRMGAQSAGRHYHSGATFLKFRLDTPSTDDMPKGDNL; this is encoded by the coding sequence GTGACCGGCGTCGTCCCCGCCCTCCGCTTCGCGCGGCTGACCGAGGTGCCGCTGGCCGAACTGCTGGCGCACATGTCCGACCCGCGCCTGCGCGAACACATGCCGCTGCTGACGGGCGCCTGGGGCGAGGCCGAGGCGCGGGCCTTCGTGGCGGCCAAGGAGGCGGCCTGGGCGCGCGACGGTCTCGGCCACTGGGCCTTTCTGGCCGATGGCCGCTATGTCGGCTGGGGCGGGTTCCAGAAGGAAGGCGCGGAATGGGACTTCGGCCTCGTGCTGCGGCCGCAGGATTTCGGGCTTGGCCAGCGGATCACGCGGGCGGCGCTCGACTTCGCGCGGGCCGATCCGCGCATTCCCTTCGTCACCTTCCTCCTACCGCCCTCGCGCCGCAACCTCGGTGCGCTGCACCGGATGGGAGCACAGTCTGCCGGTCGGCATTACCACTCCGGCGCGACATTCCTGAAATTCCGCCTCGACACCCCTTCGACGGACGACATGCCCAAGGGAGACAACCTGTGA
- a CDS encoding VOC family protein, with the protein MTTIDHLSLGVPHVPAARAFYSRVLDELGIRCLAEGEGFAAFGRDRVAFLLLRPFDGGPASAGNGAHVAFAAPDREAVARAHAAGLDAGAIDEGAPGVRAAYPMPGVFAAYLRDPWGNKIELVHGGFGA; encoded by the coding sequence GTGACGACCATCGACCATCTCAGCCTCGGCGTTCCCCACGTGCCTGCGGCGCGCGCCTTCTACAGCCGTGTTCTGGATGAACTCGGCATCCGCTGTCTGGCCGAGGGAGAGGGCTTCGCCGCCTTCGGCCGCGACCGCGTCGCCTTTCTGCTGCTGCGCCCCTTCGATGGCGGACCTGCCTCGGCGGGCAACGGCGCTCACGTCGCCTTCGCAGCGCCGGATCGCGAGGCGGTCGCAAGGGCCCATGCCGCGGGCCTCGACGCCGGGGCAATCGACGAGGGAGCTCCGGGTGTGCGTGCCGCCTATCCGATGCCCGGCGTCTTCGCCGCCTATCTGCGCGACCCCTGGGGCAACAAGATCGAACTGGTCCATGGCGGATTCGGCGCCTGA
- a CDS encoding uracil-DNA glycosylase family protein codes for MADSAPDRGPAEIERLRTQVAACTACADLPLGPRPLVQIGDSARILIAGQAPGRRTHLARRPFDDASGVRLRHWLGLDAATFRDPAKVAILPMGFCYPGTGRSGDLPPRPECALRWRQPLLDALTNVRLTVVIGRYAQAWHLPETMKLSLGNAMRDWRARWPEVILLPHPSPRNASWFRGNVWFEDEVVQVLRQHIAKLLRDPSP; via the coding sequence ATGGCGGATTCGGCGCCTGATCGCGGCCCAGCCGAGATCGAGCGGCTGCGCACGCAAGTCGCCGCCTGCACGGCATGCGCGGACCTGCCCCTCGGGCCGCGTCCACTCGTCCAGATCGGCGACAGCGCACGCATTCTGATCGCGGGCCAGGCACCGGGGCGGCGGACGCATCTGGCCAGGCGCCCATTCGATGACGCTTCAGGGGTGCGGCTGAGACATTGGCTCGGCCTCGACGCGGCCACCTTTCGGGATCCTGCGAAGGTTGCCATCCTGCCTATGGGGTTTTGCTATCCCGGAACCGGACGATCGGGCGACCTGCCTCCGCGCCCCGAATGCGCGCTCCGCTGGCGGCAGCCATTGCTCGACGCTCTTACTAATGTGCGCCTCACCGTGGTGATCGGACGCTATGCGCAAGCATGGCACCTGCCTGAAACCATGAAGCTGTCGCTTGGGAATGCGATGCGGGACTGGCGTGCGCGCTGGCCCGAGGTGATCCTGCTGCCCCACCCAAGCCCGCGCAACGCAAGTTGGTTCCGGGGCAATGTCTGGTTTGAGGACGAAGTGGTGCAAGTCTTGCGTCAGCATATTGCTAAGCTTCTTCGCGATCCGTCGCCATGA